A stretch of Telopea speciosissima isolate NSW1024214 ecotype Mountain lineage chromosome 11, Tspe_v1, whole genome shotgun sequence DNA encodes these proteins:
- the LOC122645537 gene encoding uncharacterized protein LOC122645537 codes for MVDLLQSSTRNRFQTAVWAVKLGFLFIGIVSTVLLLMLAVPYSVNAILSAIPRLWISLRSWLAPPYLYIVVNFIIIIIAASSSFQQKHWRKNSEEVVVEAEKQKRNDLGSDSSSLASDHRKTSMYIWPDMEEIPQDTIEKALVSVEKSLETCFDVSWLTDFDEKTTPDLSVSSRFDARKLSETSRRIDGSEAAAAPQKATKSLGLTKPKKQDDDDDDTMDATWKMITEGKGKPLTRQLKKSETWDVPPRVNDPKSELDSSSGVTNRKELRKLETFNDASSSSATLMRGGGGGGLRREISLSHDELNHRVEAFIKKFKLQRQESDNRYMEMVNRGVY; via the coding sequence ATGGTGGATTTGTTGCAGAGCTCAACTAGAAATAGGTTTCAGACGGCCGTGTGGGCCGTGAAGCTCGGTTTTCTTTTCATCGGAATCGTATCCACTGTTCTGCTACTTATGCTCGCAGTACCTTACTCTGTGAATGCCATCCTCTCCGCCATTCCACGACTCTGGATTTCACTCCGTAGCTGGTTAGCTCCTCCGTATCTCTACATCGTCGTTAAttttatcatcatcattattgcAGCTTCATCGAGCTTTCAGCAGAAACATTGGAGGAAGAACAGCGAAGAAGTTGTCGTTGAAGCAGAGAAGCAAAAACGAAATGATCTCGGTTCAGATTCTTCGTCTTTGGCATCTGATCATCGTAAAACCTCGATGTATATATGGCCCGATATGGAAGAGATTCCGCAGGATACCATTGAGAAAGCGTTAGTTTCTGTTGAAAAATCACTGGAGACTTGTTttgatgtctcttggttgacgGATTTCGACGAGAAAACAACACCGGATCTTTCTGTTTCCTCTCGCTTCGATGCCAGAAAACTGTCGGAGACAAGCCGGAGAATCGATGGTTCGGAGGCGGCGGCGGCGCCACAGAAGGCGACGAAGTCACTAGGGTTAACGAAACCGAAGAAGCaggatgacgatgatgatgatacgATGGACGCTACGTGGAAGATGATCACCGAAGGGAAAGGAAAGCCATTGACACGGCAGCTGAAGAAGAGTGAGACATGGGACGTTCCACCTCGTGTGAACGATCCTAAATCGGAGCTGGACTCGTCATCAGGGGTGACGAATCGGAAGGAGTTGAGGAAGTTGGAGACCTTCAATGATGCTTCATCATCATCGGCAACGTTGAtgaggggtggtggtggtggaggactGCGAAGGGAAATATCGCTGAGTCATGATGAATTGAATCACCGAGTGGAAGCGTTCATTAAGAAGTTCAAGTTGCAGAGGCAGGAATCGGATAATCGTTACATGGAGATGGTCAATCGTGGAGTCTATTAA